The following coding sequences lie in one Listeria ivanovii subsp. londoniensis genomic window:
- a CDS encoding prepilin peptidase produces MLYFLLVIYSSILISFTQVAAECLPINKPFLFRFSECNFCKKTLPFQQIIPIYSFLLLKGKANCCKTAIPFSCFLLELLTPVYILFLYHEYFFSYNFIISSVIYYFLAFFVITDILYMHVPNSIIILFSVTMLFIYFLFHQPLLNLVYSIIMSIIFYGLFFFVFRKGIGLGDIKLFIILSTFLGFQTGYFLFFLAILAGTIVLLIAVAAKKIKKNKQVPFVPYIFTSFIVISILLK; encoded by the coding sequence ATGCTTTATTTTTTGCTCGTTATTTATAGCTCTATTTTGATTTCTTTTACACAAGTGGCAGCGGAATGTTTACCTATCAACAAACCTTTTTTATTTCGCTTTTCTGAATGTAATTTTTGTAAAAAAACATTACCATTCCAACAAATAATACCAATCTATTCATTTTTGCTTTTGAAAGGAAAAGCTAATTGCTGTAAAACTGCTATTCCATTCAGCTGTTTTTTGCTAGAGCTACTTACACCAGTGTATATCCTATTTCTATATCACGAGTATTTTTTCTCTTATAATTTCATCATTAGCAGTGTTATCTATTACTTTTTAGCATTTTTTGTTATAACAGATATCTTATATATGCATGTTCCTAATTCTATTATTATTTTATTTAGTGTGACTATGCTATTTATTTATTTTTTATTCCATCAACCATTATTAAATTTAGTTTATTCAATAATAATGAGTATCATTTTTTATGGGCTATTTTTTTTCGTATTTCGAAAGGGAATTGGACTTGGAGATATCAAATTATTTATTATATTAAGCACATTTTTAGGGTTTCAAACAGGTTATTTTCTTTTCTTTTTAGCCATTTTAGCGGGAACTATTGTTTTATTAATAGCAGTAGCAGCTAAAAAAATAAAGAAAAACAAGCAAGTGCCATTCGTTCCATATATATTTACATCTTTTATAGTCATAAGTATTTTGCTGAAATAA